A stretch of DNA from Coccidioides posadasii str. Silveira chromosome 1, complete sequence:
CGCTCCTCTCCTCGTTCGTTACAGCTCTACGAATTCAACGCTCCCCAATTCCCTCACAGACAGAAAACCAGCTACTCCGGAAGAAGACGCATATAACGAAGCCCGCCGAGCCGAAGAACCTTCATACCTCATTACATTCACCTGCAAGCCATGTTCACATCGCTCCGGCCATCGAATCTCAAAACATGGCTACCACAAGGGAACGGTACTCATCATGTGCCCGAATTGTCGCAATAGACATGTCATCAGTGATCATTTGAATATATTTATGGACACGAAGTCGACGTTGGAAGACATCCTGGCCAAACAAGGTCAGTCCCTAAGGAAGGTTACTTTAGGCGAAGGGGATATGGAATTGTGGCCGGAAACCTCGAATACCACGGATTCGGAAGTAACGGAAAGTAGCGAAAAGAAATCCTGATACCTTTGACATGATAGACTTGGATTTCCGGTCCTACATCGATAGAGTCCGGATACCTTTGGAGTTCAAgctttgtcttttcttttatgGGGAAATGGTCATAACAAAACGCTTTTCTGGCGAAAATAATGAAATCCTGCGGGTCGGGCGGCCTTGATATTACGGCGTTTTCATGCGGATAGCCATGTATTATTATTTGCAAGGTGCTAAACTTTAAATCTACTTTTCATTCCATTTTCCCCGTTCCAAACAGCCTTATAAGTTGTACCAttgctttttgttttttcagTCCAACGCCGTCCGGAACATACTCCATTACTGGAAAAGATAATAGAATCACCAGCCACGTCTCCGGTCCCTGAAGCCGAGTCCCTTCTCctttctcctttcttttttccgcTCATTCTTCCGCTTCTTCTCACGACCAAACTTCTGTGGGTCCGCGACAGCTTCGATCTTCCTCTTGACTCGTCTTTCATCCCTGCGCGTCCTAATATTGTCTCGAGCTCGGCTCAGTTCTGTTACAAACTCAGTAGTTCCGAATTTCTTTTGAAGTAGATCTAAAATCTCTTGACTGCTTTCCACGAGGACTTTATAGGCGGCCCGGAAATTCTCGTCTGACGATCTGGGTGGAGGAATGGAAGGGTCAGTTAAATGAAGTAGTGGAAGAAGAATTTTCTGCAATGATGGCAATAGCTGTCCAGTTTCAAGATGACTGCAGAGCGCTGCGATGAGCTTCATGCATGCTGTCTTGCCTCTTAAGGACTCTGCTTTTGTGGTCACGGGTTC
This window harbors:
- a CDS encoding uncharacterized protein (EggNog:ENOG410PRZR~COG:S~BUSCO:15690at33183); this encodes MAAPRRLLRNVVSTSSRFCDTGFSLTARSSGVNPLSARFAHSKYSFKSQTSSGVAPLLVRYSSTNSTLPNSLTDRKPATPEEDAYNEARRAEEPSYLITFTCKPCSHRSGHRISKHGYHKGTVLIMCPNCRNRHVISDHLNIFMDTKSTLEDILAKQGQSLRKVTLGEGDMELWPETSNTTDSEVTESSEKKS